GACGGTCAATTCAGATATTACAAGCATTCTTCAGTATACCGTTCCCAGTTTAGGAACCAATTCCGGACAAACGTCCAATACCGGGCAGACTTTAAGAGGGCGCCAGGTTCTTGTTCTTATTGATGGAATTCCACAGTCTACTCCGCTCAGAAACGGAGCAAGAGATTTAAGAAGCATCGATCCTTCTGTTATTGAAAGAATTGAAGTAATCAAAGGAGCATCTTCCATTTACGGAAACGGAGCAGATGGAGGGATCATCAACTATATCACCAGAAGAAGCAAGTCTGATAAGAAAATCTCCGGACTGTCACAGATCGGCTTTACGGGCCAGCCTTACGAAGGCGGTGGTACCCTTGGGGTAAGAGCCAGCCAGCTTTTATCCGGGAAGATCAATAAGTTTGATTATGTATTTTCTTTAGCCTACGAAAGAACAGGTTATATGAAAGATGCAGACGGCATCTATCTTACCCCGACTTACAGCACTGCCAAAATGAACAATTACAATGGTATGCTGAAATTGGGATATAACATCAATGCTGATCAGAGAATTGAAGCTTCCTACATTGGTTACGCATCAAAATCAGATCTTAACTTAGGATTAAAGACCGGAAAGTATGGCATTTCTCCAACCATCGGAGACGGTGTGGGAAAAAGCCTTGAAACTACACCTCAGGGAACACCAAAAAATCATAATTTCAGAATCAATTATGACAACCAGAATATGTTCTGGGGAAGCACTTCACTGAACTTTAATGCGTATATGCAGGATTTCAAGACTGTATATGGCTATAGCGACACTTTCTTCGGCGGCGGGCAGTCTAATGTGATTTCCAAAAAATACGGAGCCAGAATTAATTTTGACACCAAATTATGGAATGCTCAGAATTCACAGGCCGAAATCATGTACGGAATGGATATCCTGAATGACCAGACGGTACAGAAGCTTGAAGACGGCCGCTACTGGACCCCAGACATGAGCATGACCAATCTTGCCCCCTTTCTATTGATAAAAGTGGACCTTTTAAAGAAACTTACCTTAAAAGGAGGTCTCCGATATGAAAACATGAAAGTTAAAGTAGGTGATTTTAACACGCTTTCTACGCTTAAAAGCGACGGGACTTTTACGCAAAGTATTTTCGTGACAGGCGGAAATCTAAAATACAATGCCTTGGTAGCCAATCTTGGGGTACGATATAACATCGAACCTTTCCTGAATCTGTTCGGAAGCTTCTCACAGTCCTATTCCATCAATGAACTGGGAAGGATATTAAGAACCTCAACCCAGGGAACCATCCAGAATCTTGAAACAAAACCAATCATCGTTAATAACTATGAATTTGGAGCTACGGGACAAATTTCAAAATGGATCAACTATGAGATCACTTCTTATGTGAGTACTTCAAAACTAGGAGCTTCATTTGTGCAGAGCCCGGACAGAGCTTTAACCATTCAGAGATCCCCTGAAATTGTTTACGGTGTGGAAGGATTCTTACATATTACCCCTGCTAAATGGATCAATTTCGGTGGAAGCTACAGCTGGATGGAAGGAATTACTTCATTAAAAGACGATGGTGATTATTCTGCGAAGATCAACAACAGCAGGATTTCTGCTCCGAAAGTCCTTGCCTATATCCAGGCAAAACCCATCCCGGCCCTATCCCTTGGAATTGATATGCTTCACGCTTTCCAACAGGACAGATTCCAGCCTAATACCAAAACCGGATTATTCGCTTACGGAGAAGGTTACGTTCCTGAATATACTGTCTTCAATTTCAAATCAAGCTATGAGATCAACAAAAACTGGAAGGTCTCTCTTGGTGTTGAAAATATATTCAATATCAATTACCAGCCTGCTATTGCCTGGTGGTCTGCCAGAGATAGTGAATTTGTGAACGCACCGGGAACCAGAGGAACCTTAATGCTGGAATATAAATTTTAATTAATCTAAATAAAAAGTAAAACTTATCTTTGTTTTGCTTTTACAACCCATATGAAGAAAAAACATCATCATAATAAAAAGAAACCGGGATTCTTTAAAACATGGTCGGCCAAACTGCATCTTTGGTTTGGTTTGGGAATTGGGTTCCTGATCTTTATAATTTCCATTACCGGAGCATTATATGTCTTTAAAGACGAGGTGGAAAACTTTACCCGTAAAGATGTTATCTACCATAACGAACAGAATATTGAACAAAAGCAGGTTCTTCCGATCAAAGTGATGGAAAAGGCCGTTGCTGACCAGGTCAAGGAAAAATACCCTATCCACTGGGTTAATGTTCCTATTGACAAGAAAATGTCATACATGTTCTTCTGGTACGAACATAATACGAAAGCCTGGAATTATTTTGACGAATACCCGATCTATAAGCAGGCGTATGTCAACCCCTATACCGGAAAAGTGTTGAGGGTTTATGATGAAAAGAATGGATTCTTCAACATTGTAAAGATGATCCACTGGAGTTTCCTTCTGAAACAGGATTGGGGAGCCTACGTTGTAGGAATTCCTGTTATTATATTTGTGATCATGCTGATTACAGGAATCGTGCTCTGGTGGCCGAAAAATAAAGCCGCAAGGAAACAGCGTCTCTCCTTCAAATGGAAAAATGTTAAAAGCTGGAAAAGAAAGAACTACGACCTTCACAATATCCTTGGATTTTATGCCTCAATCTTTGCCTTAATTTTCTCCATCACCGGATTATTCTATGCTTTCTTTGTGGTTCAGGCCATAATTTATGTACTATTTTCTGGAGGAGAAACAAAATATCCGGACTTTTCCCACATCAAAACCAAAGCACCCATTGAGCTGAGAACAGAAGGAACACTAGATAAGATTATCAATACCGTAAAACAGAAATATCCCGACTCTTACGGTTTTGCCATCGACCTTGGGCACGAACATATGGACGATCATGAGCACCCGAATTTCGAGGTGTATGTAAAGCATCTTTCCTACTCTTATCATAAGAGCAGCAGCCTGATCTTTGATGAAAACTCAGGAGAACTTCTTCACACTCATGATCCTAAGGATAAAAATTTCGGTGAAAAAGTGGTCAATGCCAATTATGACATCCATGTCGGTGCCATTCTGGGATTACCTACTAAGATCATCGCATTCATTGTCAGTTTAATATGCGCCTCTCTTCCTGTTACAGGATTCATGATCTGGTGGGGAAGAAGAAAAAAGAAACCCGCCAGAACTGCCTGAAACTTTTTTAAATAAATGTTTTGTTAATAATCTATTAATACAATCTTTTTTATAATTTTAACCCTTTAGAATTACAAATAGAAATGTCATTAATAGATTTATCAAAACAAGTTGCCCTGGGAATTGACATCGGAGGAACGAATACCAAGTTCGGAGTAGTAAACCACCGCGGCGAAGTACTGGAAAAAGGAAGTCTGAGAACCGACGCATACGATAAGGTAGAAGATTTCATTGATGCTCTGCATGAACAGGTACGCCCTTTAATCGAAAAACACGGCACAGAAAAAAACTTTGACGGAATCGGAGTAGGTGCTCCTAATGCCAACTATTATAAAGGAACCATTGAACAGGCCCCTAATCTGCCATGGAAAGGTGTTATTCATTTCACGGATCTGATGACGGCTAAATTCAATCTTCCGTGCAAGGTAACCAATGATGCCAATGCAGCCGCTCTTGGAGAAATGCTTTTCGGAGCCGCCCGCGGAATGAAAGATTTCATTATGATCACCCTGGGAACAGGTGTTGGAAGCGGAATTATTTCCAACGGAAGCCTGATCTACGGACATGACGGTTTTGCCGGAGAGCTGGGACATACCATTGTAAAACCTGGAGGAAGAAAACACTGGAGTACTGGATCTGAAGGAAGCCTAGAAGCCTATGCTTCTGCCACCGGAATTGCCATTACAGCAAAGAAAATGAGAGCCGAATTCCCGGAATCCATGCTGAATCAGTATCCTGAAGACGAGATCAACTCCAAAACAGTACATGAATGTGCTTTGAAAGGAGACCCGATCGCTATTGAGGTTTTCAGATATACCGGACAGAAACTGGGTGAAGCTTTAGCCAACTTTGTGATGTTTTCTTCACCAGAAGCGATTCTTCTTTTCGGAGGCGTAATCAAAGCTGGGGATTTTATCCTGAAACCGGCCAAACTCTACATGGAAAGAAACCTTCTGCCGATCTTCAGAAATAAAGTAAAACTGGTTTTCAGTGAACTGGATGAAGCCGATGCAGCCATCTTAGGAGCAAGTGCCCTTGTATGGGAAAAATAACAGAGTAAATTTTATATATATATTAAGCAGTCATTAATGGCTGCTTTTTTTGTTCATACACATATACAAAGATCTTCTTATCAACCATTAACGAGTAAAATGATTCGGTATCTGTGACAATGAATTTTTTAACCACATTAGTGGGATTTGTGGAATCTATGGGAAATTTAATTCTTATTGATATGATAGCTTGCTTTTTTTCACGCAAAGTTCATGTATAGGCAATATTGATTTTAAGGGAGCAAAGTGTAGAATCAACTTCGTTGATCCGATGAAGCGATAGACCAGCCTTCGGCTCTTTCAATGATGAAAACAGATCATAAAAAATTGCTAAAAATCTTTGATTTTTTTTGCGCCTTAAAAACAGCATAATGGTTAAAAACCTTGCGTCCTTTAGCGTTTAGCCAACAAAAAATCTGCTCAATCATGATCAGCAAGAGAAAAATAGAGGAGGACTTTAATCCGCCTAAATAATAGAAAAACAATCCACTGGCCTTAGCCCAAACTTATATAATCTGCAAAACATAATAAATAAAAAATTCGTGCCTCCGTGGCATAAAACATTTCATTAATTTATAGTTTTTATCGATGCAAACATTCACATTATTTGTATTTAAAACCATCAAAGTTTTTCTTATTTTTGATTGGTTTTTCGGGGTTACAATCCTTCAAAAACAACGAATAAAAATAATCAATTACAATGGAAAATAATCAATTTGAGCAGATCACTTTCGGAGGCGGCTGCTTCTGGTGTGTGGAAAGCTGTTTTAATATGCTGAAAGGAATACAGTCTGCTGTTTCCGGATATTCGGGAGGCCACAAAGATAATCCCACCTATGAAGAAGTCTGTACCGGTGAAACGGGACATGCAGAAGCTGTACAGATTACTTATGATCCTGCTGTTATTTCTTATGAGCAGCTTATGGATGTATTTTTCTTCCTTCATGATCCTACCCAGCTGAACAGACAGGGCAATGATATCGGTACCCAATACCGTTCGGTTATTTACTATAAAGATGATGCGGAAAAAGCTAAAGCAGAAGAAGCTTTAAAAGTGTCTGAAGCTTCGGGAAGATGGACCGGAACTTATGTTACAGAACTTACAAAGTTTGAAAAATTCTGGCCGGCAGAACAATATCACCAGGGATATTATCATGAAAACCCAACACAGCCTTACTGCAGTGCAGTGGTAGGACCGAAGATCCAGAAGTTCAAAAAACATTATGGAGAACTGGGAATGCTGAATATAGAATAAAAAATAGTAAAAGAGAGATAAAATAAAGTTTGTCTCTCTTTTTTATTCCTCTGCCACTATTGTATCTTTTTGCTTGCCTGCATATTTGAAGATAATCCAGGATGTTGACCGTCTTAATTCCCGTCCGGTATCCGGATCCACGCCGTCATCCGTAAAAAATTCAACTTCATTATTGTATTTCGAATACCATGTTTTTCCTGTGGCATTTAGATCTGTCAAAGTATCTTTTCTCATAATTCTTCTAAAAAACATGAAATCATGTTTGTTCATAGCAACTATTGCTAGCCCTGGTCTGATATAACTACTGTCAGTCCCTATATACCTTTCTCCATTCCAGTACATATATTTCTTTTCAGCTGAAGCTCCCATTGACATAAACCCAAGGGCACCCGAATAATCTTTATTGACTTTCTTATTATTGGAAAAAAGTACATTTCCGGTAACCAGACAGATGAGCAAAGCAATTTCCATAATACCCATACCGTTTTTCTTCATAAAATCCGGCATCTTAAAATGCTGCTCATTTGTAATATTAATATTGATCTTAGACAGGTTCTCCGTAATAGATTCTTCATCTTTATCCACACTTATTCTCACCGTTGTGGAATTAGCAGCTTCATCTGTTCTAATAAAAGTTCTGGAAAACTCTGAAAAATCTCTATAGCCTGCATATTGGCTAAGCTTATCAAGTTTATAAGGTTCAATTTTGACTTCCACACCCGTCTCTGCAATATAGGCATCATAATACCTGACTAAGGTTCTATCTGCAATATCAAAATTCAATGTATCACTTAAATATAGACTTAAATACAAAGCTATCCCATTTTTCGTATCCCTTCCTGAGCCCTCTTTTCCTAGTCTAAAAACCTCATGAATTAATAGTTTTACCTTGGACATATTTAGTTTTTTACAGCCGTTACAAAATAGGTAATTTTTCTTCATACCACATTACGGATTTCCGTAACACGGCGCCTGTCCATTCTCTGTCTATTGGTGTCCGTCTTTTGTCTTAGTCCCGTATGAGCATTTTCTCCAAATTTGCCATAGAAATCAGTGACAAACAAAACATTACAAAAACAAAAATACGAAACTGATTTCAAATGACCAGATAAAACGGAGGTAAAACTCCGGGTTGGGAAGCAGATGTTTTCTCCTCCGTTTTTGAAGGTTCACTTCCCAAAAATTTAGAAGCGCTTCAATTTTTTTTAAACATGTAGCTCTACCTGTGATCGGTTTCGCGGGCAACTACAGAAGTCCCAAATTTTTAAATTTTTAAGAAGATGATACAGTTCATTCTAATGCTAATCGCTTTAGCATTCTCAAATAATAATGCCCATACAGTAACAGATAATAACGGCCAGAATCCGGTAACCGTGCAAAATGATGGTGGTGGAGCAGGGATAGATCCGGGAGAGCCAGGAGAACCTGTAGGAGGAAACTCAGGTCAATTGCCGCCGCCGCCTCAACCTAAACCTTAATAAGAACACTAAAATACCGGGACAGATTGTACAAATCTGTCCTTTTTCTTATTTTGCATGTAAAACAAGCAGCTATGAAATGGTTATTATTTATCATGTTAGGATTAGCCCTATTCTCCTGTAAGAAGAAAAAATATATAGCATATGATAATAAAAATTACAAAAAGGCAAGAATTTGTAGAGAATCAAATTCAACAGATTCTGCATTTTATTATTATAACTTGGCTAAAAATGATTATCTTAAAACTAACGACTCGTTAGGGATAGGAAAATCCTTAGTAAATATGGCTATGATTCAGACTAATAAAGGAGATTTTTTTGGAGGAATTGAATCTTCATTGGAGGCCAATAAGTATCTTAAAAAAGAAAAAGATAGTACTATAAGAAGTACGTTAGCAACAAATTACAATAATATTGCTTTAGCATTTCATTTCCTTAAAAGTTTTGACAAATCCTTTGACTTTTATTTTAAAGCTTTAACATATATAGAAAATGAAGATGATAAACTTTTATGCTATAACAATATTGGTGATGTATTAGTTACACAAGGAAATTTTAAGTTGGCTAAAAAATATTTACAAAAGGCTTTACTCACTAATAGTAGCATTAATTACTCAAAGGCCCTAAATAATCTTGCAAAAGCCAAATACCTCGATGATGAGAATTATGATCCACTTCCTGAATTATATCAAGCATTAGAAATTAGAGAGAAGAATAAAGATGAATTGGGAAAAAACTCTAGTTTTGAAACTCTATCAGAATATTTTGCAAAAAAAGATAAGTCTTTGTCATTATCCTTTGCAAAAAAAATGTTTGAAACAGCTGTCAATACTAAAAGGCCAAGCGACCAAATACTAGCATTACAAAAAATTATAATACTAGATCCTCAAAATTATTTAACAAATTTTCAAAAATTTGTTTCTATCAATAGTGATCTCCAAACAGAAAGAAATAAAGCAAAAAATCAATTTGCATTTGTCCGTTATGATTTAGAAGGAAAAAGAGCCGAAAATGAAATACTAAAAGCTGAAAGCTTAAAAAAGAATTTCGGTTTATTAACTTTATCCGTTCTCTTAGTTGGCGGAGGACTTTGGTATAGAAAAAGAAAAATAAGACTTCAGCAGGAAAAAGAACTCGAAGTAAAAAACACCGAGCTCAAAATGTCCAAAAAAGTTCATGATGTTGTAGCTAACGGCATTTATCAGGTAATGACTAAGATAGAAAACCAGGAAAGCTTCGATAAAGAAAAGGCCCTTGACGAACTTGAATTTGTTTACGAAAAATCAAGAGACATTTCCTACGATAAACTGGATCAGATGGGCAGCCCAAAAGATTATAAGGAGAAAATATCCAATCTTATCGCTTCGTTCAAAAACGATGATACAGAAACCTACACTGTAGGCAATGAAGATGAAATATGGACTGGCCTACCCCAATCGCATTTTGAAGAAATCTATCAGGTCATCCGCGAACTGCTCGTGAATATGAAAAAACACAGCCGGGCATCACGTGTCGTTTTTAAATTTGAAAGATTCGAAAATCAAGTTGAAATACACTATACAGATAACGGAATTGGAATTCCTAGCGATATCATTCATAAAAACGGCCTTACTAATACGGTTTCCCGTATGGCAGCAATACATGGAGCTATTATTTTTGACACCAAAACCGAAAAAGGACTGAAGATCAATATTTCATTTCCTGTTTCTTAAAAAAGTAAAAAAATGTTCGAAAAAATCTTAATAGCCGAAGACCACGAAAGCAGCAGTATCTCTGTACAGAAAACACTAGAAGACCTTCATATTACCAATGCAGATTATGTGTATTATTGCGATGATGCATTAGCTAAAATCCAAAAATCCATCCGGGAAAATGATCCGTATGATTTGCTCATCACCGATCTTTTCTTTGAAGAAGACCACCGTGAGCAAATCATAAAAAACGGAACTGAGCTCATCCAGAAGATCCGGGAATTGCAACCCTCCATTAAAGTGATTGTTTTTTCTGCAGAACATAGATCCGGAGTAATAGACTCCCTTTTTACCCAATACCACATCAATGGCTACGTCCGTAAAGCAAGAAATGACTCAAAAGAATTAAAAAAATCCATTGCTTCTGTTTTTATCAACGAAAACTATCTGTCTTTCGACCTGAAACAGGAAGTTAAAAAACTCAACAGCTACGAATTTACAGCCTATGATATCAACATCGTCTCTCTCCTTGCCAAAGGAATTCTTCAAAAGAATATTCCAGATCACCTTAAAGCAAAAGGAATTACTCCCAACGGCCTGAGCAGCGTAGAAAAAAAGCTGAACAGCTTAAAAGAAGACCTGCAGGTAACCAGTAACGAACAGCTTATTGCGTTTTGTAAAGATCTGGGGGTTATTTAATATTTCAAATACTCATGATACAGCCTTTCATTTTTTTGAGAGGCTTTTTGTTTTACGGATTCCCGTAAGGATTGGGTTTTAAAGGATATTACTTTTGAAATATAAATCAATTAAAACAAACGATTATGAAAAAGTACTATGTAAACAAAACAGCACAATCTAATGGAGATCATGAGGTGCATAACGAAAATTGCTTATTTCTGCCAAATATTGAAAACAGAAAATACTTAGGTATATTTTCCTCTTGTGAGGAGGCCGTAAGGGAAGCAAAAAAAGAGCATTCAAGATCAAACGGTTGTTATCATTGCTCAAATGCCTGTCATACCAAATAATCAAAACAAGACT
This region of Chryseobacterium vaccae genomic DNA includes:
- a CDS encoding tetratricopeptide repeat-containing sensor histidine kinase; the protein is MKWLLFIMLGLALFSCKKKKYIAYDNKNYKKARICRESNSTDSAFYYYNLAKNDYLKTNDSLGIGKSLVNMAMIQTNKGDFFGGIESSLEANKYLKKEKDSTIRSTLATNYNNIALAFHFLKSFDKSFDFYFKALTYIENEDDKLLCYNNIGDVLVTQGNFKLAKKYLQKALLTNSSINYSKALNNLAKAKYLDDENYDPLPELYQALEIREKNKDELGKNSSFETLSEYFAKKDKSLSLSFAKKMFETAVNTKRPSDQILALQKIIILDPQNYLTNFQKFVSINSDLQTERNKAKNQFAFVRYDLEGKRAENEILKAESLKKNFGLLTLSVLLVGGGLWYRKRKIRLQQEKELEVKNTELKMSKKVHDVVANGIYQVMTKIENQESFDKEKALDELEFVYEKSRDISYDKLDQMGSPKDYKEKISNLIASFKNDDTETYTVGNEDEIWTGLPQSHFEEIYQVIRELLVNMKKHSRASRVVFKFERFENQVEIHYTDNGIGIPSDIIHKNGLTNTVSRMAAIHGAIIFDTKTEKGLKINISFPVS
- a CDS encoding ROK family protein, which codes for MSLIDLSKQVALGIDIGGTNTKFGVVNHRGEVLEKGSLRTDAYDKVEDFIDALHEQVRPLIEKHGTEKNFDGIGVGAPNANYYKGTIEQAPNLPWKGVIHFTDLMTAKFNLPCKVTNDANAAALGEMLFGAARGMKDFIMITLGTGVGSGIISNGSLIYGHDGFAGELGHTIVKPGGRKHWSTGSEGSLEAYASATGIAITAKKMRAEFPESMLNQYPEDEINSKTVHECALKGDPIAIEVFRYTGQKLGEALANFVMFSSPEAILLFGGVIKAGDFILKPAKLYMERNLLPIFRNKVKLVFSELDEADAAILGASALVWEK
- a CDS encoding response regulator: MFEKILIAEDHESSSISVQKTLEDLHITNADYVYYCDDALAKIQKSIRENDPYDLLITDLFFEEDHREQIIKNGTELIQKIRELQPSIKVIVFSAEHRSGVIDSLFTQYHINGYVRKARNDSKELKKSIASVFINENYLSFDLKQEVKKLNSYEFTAYDINIVSLLAKGILQKNIPDHLKAKGITPNGLSSVEKKLNSLKEDLQVTSNEQLIAFCKDLGVI
- a CDS encoding PepSY-associated TM helix domain-containing protein; translated protein: MKKKHHHNKKKPGFFKTWSAKLHLWFGLGIGFLIFIISITGALYVFKDEVENFTRKDVIYHNEQNIEQKQVLPIKVMEKAVADQVKEKYPIHWVNVPIDKKMSYMFFWYEHNTKAWNYFDEYPIYKQAYVNPYTGKVLRVYDEKNGFFNIVKMIHWSFLLKQDWGAYVVGIPVIIFVIMLITGIVLWWPKNKAARKQRLSFKWKNVKSWKRKNYDLHNILGFYASIFALIFSITGLFYAFFVVQAIIYVLFSGGETKYPDFSHIKTKAPIELRTEGTLDKIINTVKQKYPDSYGFAIDLGHEHMDDHEHPNFEVYVKHLSYSYHKSSSLIFDENSGELLHTHDPKDKNFGEKVVNANYDIHVGAILGLPTKIIAFIVSLICASLPVTGFMIWWGRRKKKPARTA
- the msrA gene encoding peptide-methionine (S)-S-oxide reductase MsrA — protein: MENNQFEQITFGGGCFWCVESCFNMLKGIQSAVSGYSGGHKDNPTYEEVCTGETGHAEAVQITYDPAVISYEQLMDVFFFLHDPTQLNRQGNDIGTQYRSVIYYKDDAEKAKAEEALKVSEASGRWTGTYVTELTKFEKFWPAEQYHQGYYHENPTQPYCSAVVGPKIQKFKKHYGELGMLNIE
- a CDS encoding TonB-dependent receptor, encoding MKKALLSAACLGSVTVFAQVKDSTRTNDVEEVIMTASRKKENIKEIPSSVTVVAEKQIQSQLTVNSDITSILQYTVPSLGTNSGQTSNTGQTLRGRQVLVLIDGIPQSTPLRNGARDLRSIDPSVIERIEVIKGASSIYGNGADGGIINYITRRSKSDKKISGLSQIGFTGQPYEGGGTLGVRASQLLSGKINKFDYVFSLAYERTGYMKDADGIYLTPTYSTAKMNNYNGMLKLGYNINADQRIEASYIGYASKSDLNLGLKTGKYGISPTIGDGVGKSLETTPQGTPKNHNFRINYDNQNMFWGSTSLNFNAYMQDFKTVYGYSDTFFGGGQSNVISKKYGARINFDTKLWNAQNSQAEIMYGMDILNDQTVQKLEDGRYWTPDMSMTNLAPFLLIKVDLLKKLTLKGGLRYENMKVKVGDFNTLSTLKSDGTFTQSIFVTGGNLKYNALVANLGVRYNIEPFLNLFGSFSQSYSINELGRILRTSTQGTIQNLETKPIIVNNYEFGATGQISKWINYEITSYVSTSKLGASFVQSPDRALTIQRSPEIVYGVEGFLHITPAKWINFGGSYSWMEGITSLKDDGDYSAKINNSRISAPKVLAYIQAKPIPALSLGIDMLHAFQQDRFQPNTKTGLFAYGEGYVPEYTVFNFKSSYEINKNWKVSLGVENIFNINYQPAIAWWSARDSEFVNAPGTRGTLMLEYKF